Proteins encoded together in one Epinephelus moara isolate mb chromosome 2, YSFRI_EMoa_1.0, whole genome shotgun sequence window:
- the fam118b gene encoding protein FAM118B isoform X2 → MASVVAVKTEKRPAADSQDADSNAKKPRKLLPSLKTKRAPELVLVIGTGVSSAVAPQVPALRSWKGLIQALLDAANDFDLLEEEESRRFQKHMQEDKNLVHVAHDLIQKLSPRTGNVRSTFFKDCLYEVFDDLECKMEHAGKHLLRSVLQLMESGALVLTTNFDNLLEIYAAHQGTKLESLDLTDEKKVLEWAQEKRRLSVLHIHGVYTNPSGIVLHPAGYQNVLRNTEVMREIQKLYETKSFVFLGCGRTVDDTTFQALFLEAVKHKSDLEHFMLVRREDVGEFKKLRDNMLDKGIKVISYGDEYADLPEYFERLANEICNRDVSTNGWGSPSQNGEEQQNGFNTQKSLLQDHHS, encoded by the exons ATGGCCTCCGTTGTTGCAGTGAAAACTGAGAAGCGACCTGCAGCTGATTCTCAGGATGCAGACTCCAATGCGAAAAAGCCCAG GAAACTGCTGCCCAGCCTGAAGACCAAGCGAGCCCCCGAGCTTGTCCTGGTGATTGGCACGGGGGTGAGCTCTGCAGTGGCCCCTCAGGTCCCTGCGCTCCGCTCCTGGAAGGGCCTCATCCAGGCATTGCTTGATGCAGCCAATGACTTTGatctgctggaggaggaggagagtcgGCGTTTCCAGAAGCACATGCAGGAAGATAAGAATTTGGTGCATGTGGCCCATGACCTCATTCAGAAACTTTCCCCG AGAACTGGCAATGTGCGATCCACATTCTTTAAGGACTGTCTATACGAGGTGTTTGACGATTTGGAGTGCAAGATGGAGCACGCAGGGAAACATTTACTGCGCTCAGTGCTGCAGCTGATGGAGAGCGGCGCGCTGGTGCTCACTACTAACTTTGACAACCTACTTGAGATCTATGCAGCTCACCAGGGCACCAAGCTGGAGTCCTTGGACCTGACAGATGAGAAGAAG gtGTTAGAGTGGGCTCAGGAGAAACGGAGGTTAAGTGTTCTGCATATCCACGGCGTTTACACCAACCCCAGCGGTATCGTGCTGCACCCTGCAGGCTACCAGAATGTACTGAGGAACACTGAAGTTATG CGTGAGATCCAGAAGCTCTACGAGACCAAATCTTTCGTGTTTCTCGGCTGCGGGCGCACAGTAGACGACACGACCTTCCAGGCTCTGTTCCTGGAGGCAGTCAAACACAAGTCCGACCTGGAACACTTCATGCTCGTGCGGCGAGAGGACGTGGGGGAGTTCAAGAAGCTGCGCGACAACATGCTAGACAAGGGCATCAAGGTCATCTCCTATGGAGATGAGTACGCTGACCTGCCTGAGTACTTTGAGAGGCTGGCCAACGAGATCTGCAACCGCGACGTGTCTACCAACGGCTGGG GATCTCCTtctcagaatggggaagaacaGCAGAACGGCTTTAACACACAGAAAAGCCTCCTTCAAG ACCATCATTCTTGA
- the fam118b gene encoding protein FAM118B isoform X1, with product MASVVAVKTEKRPAADSQDADSNAKKPRIWEAPRLEPSSLNLCLPQRKLLPSLKTKRAPELVLVIGTGVSSAVAPQVPALRSWKGLIQALLDAANDFDLLEEEESRRFQKHMQEDKNLVHVAHDLIQKLSPRTGNVRSTFFKDCLYEVFDDLECKMEHAGKHLLRSVLQLMESGALVLTTNFDNLLEIYAAHQGTKLESLDLTDEKKVLEWAQEKRRLSVLHIHGVYTNPSGIVLHPAGYQNVLRNTEVMREIQKLYETKSFVFLGCGRTVDDTTFQALFLEAVKHKSDLEHFMLVRREDVGEFKKLRDNMLDKGIKVISYGDEYADLPEYFERLANEICNRDVSTNGWGSPSQNGEEQQNGFNTQKSLLQDHHS from the exons ATGGCCTCCGTTGTTGCAGTGAAAACTGAGAAGCGACCTGCAGCTGATTCTCAGGATGCAGACTCCAATGCGAAAAAGCCCAG GATTTGGGAAGCACCACGTTTGGAACCATCATCACTCAATCTCTGCCTGCCCCAAAGGAAACTGCTGCCCAGCCTGAAGACCAAGCGAGCCCCCGAGCTTGTCCTGGTGATTGGCACGGGGGTGAGCTCTGCAGTGGCCCCTCAGGTCCCTGCGCTCCGCTCCTGGAAGGGCCTCATCCAGGCATTGCTTGATGCAGCCAATGACTTTGatctgctggaggaggaggagagtcgGCGTTTCCAGAAGCACATGCAGGAAGATAAGAATTTGGTGCATGTGGCCCATGACCTCATTCAGAAACTTTCCCCG AGAACTGGCAATGTGCGATCCACATTCTTTAAGGACTGTCTATACGAGGTGTTTGACGATTTGGAGTGCAAGATGGAGCACGCAGGGAAACATTTACTGCGCTCAGTGCTGCAGCTGATGGAGAGCGGCGCGCTGGTGCTCACTACTAACTTTGACAACCTACTTGAGATCTATGCAGCTCACCAGGGCACCAAGCTGGAGTCCTTGGACCTGACAGATGAGAAGAAG gtGTTAGAGTGGGCTCAGGAGAAACGGAGGTTAAGTGTTCTGCATATCCACGGCGTTTACACCAACCCCAGCGGTATCGTGCTGCACCCTGCAGGCTACCAGAATGTACTGAGGAACACTGAAGTTATG CGTGAGATCCAGAAGCTCTACGAGACCAAATCTTTCGTGTTTCTCGGCTGCGGGCGCACAGTAGACGACACGACCTTCCAGGCTCTGTTCCTGGAGGCAGTCAAACACAAGTCCGACCTGGAACACTTCATGCTCGTGCGGCGAGAGGACGTGGGGGAGTTCAAGAAGCTGCGCGACAACATGCTAGACAAGGGCATCAAGGTCATCTCCTATGGAGATGAGTACGCTGACCTGCCTGAGTACTTTGAGAGGCTGGCCAACGAGATCTGCAACCGCGACGTGTCTACCAACGGCTGGG GATCTCCTtctcagaatggggaagaacaGCAGAACGGCTTTAACACACAGAAAAGCCTCCTTCAAG ACCATCATTCTTGA
- the srpra gene encoding signal recognition particle receptor subunit alpha, producing MLDFFTIFSKGGIVLWCFQGAGVTESFTGPVNALIRSVILQERSGNNSYTHDKLRLKYKLDNEFELIFVVGFQNILTLTYVDKFIDDVQLHFRDRYKNELEQRGALKLLNNNFEFEENFKMLLREAEESSRVKGPTNMRSFKESEKSQKTVKSMIETKGGEKIKEQGGKKNKNTKKEAPAAEPVKMDQGKASSSGQKVVENGNQGLTPEEIMLKKREEFFRKRTVVPVEKATKSPKPQKPKEKQRRIWDMGGSSTKDLDYSNNDGGSSQNGDKQNEEAQIDLGMQLSSMKGDLLSVECESSEEEEMEEEEEEEERVAVSETSKASSKKAGGFGGMFGMLKGLVGSKSLTRDDMESVLDKMKDHLIAKNVAADIASQLCDSVAKKLEGKVMGTFTTVASTVKQALQDSLVQILQPKRRVDILRDVMEAQSQRRPFVITFCGVNGVGKSTNLAKISFWLIENGFTVLIAACDTFRAGAVEQLRTHQRRLNSLHPPEQHGGRPVVQLYEKGYGKDAAGIAMEAIAYARNQAFDVVLVDTAGRMQDNAPLMTALAKLIAVNMPDLVLFVGEALVGNEAVDQLVKFNQALADHSMSDKPRLIDGIVLTKFDTIDDKVGAAISMTYITGQPIVFVGTGQTYNDLRSLNARAVVSALMKA from the exons ATGCTAGATTTCTTCACCATCTTCAGCAAAGGGGGGATAGTGTTGTGGTGTTTTCAGGGAGCCGGGGTCACTGAATCCTTCACCGGCCCTGTCAACGCTCTGATCCGCTCCGTAATCCTCCAG GAGCGAAGTGGGAACAATTCATACACTCATGACAAACTGAGGCTGAAATACAAACTCGACAATGAGTTTGAGTTGATTTTTGTG GTGGGTTTTCAAAATATCCTGACGCTGACATATGTGGACAAGTTCATAGATGACGTTCAGCTCCACTTCAGGGATCGTTATAAGAATGAGCTGGAGCAGAGGGGAGCTCTGAAgctattaaataacaactttgAGTTTGAGGAAAACTTCAAGATGCTTCTCAG AGAGGCGGAGGAGAGCAGCAGAGTTAAAGGCCCCACCAACATGCGGTCCTTTAAGGAGTCTGAGAAATCCCAAAAAACTGTGAAGTCAATGATTGAGACCAAgggtggggaaaaaatcaaGGAGCAGGGtggcaagaaaaataaaaataccaaaaaggAGG CTCCTGCAGCTGAGCCTGTCAAAATGGATCAAGGCAAGGCCTCATCCTCTGGGCAGAAGGTGGTCGAGAACGGTAACCAGGGCTTGACTCCTGAGGAGATCATGctgaagaagagagaggaatTCTTTCGCAAGCGCACAGTGGTACCTGTTGAAAAAGCCAC TAAGTCCCCAAAGCCTCAGAAGCCTAAGGAGAAACAGAGGCGTATTTGGGACATGGGTGGTAGCAGCACCAAGGACCTGGACTACAGCAACAATGATGGAGGCAGTTCCCAAAATGGTGACAAACAGAATGAGGAAGCACAAATTGATCTG GGGATGCAGCTGAGCTCCATGAAGGGAGACCTGCTGTCTGTGGAGTGTGAGtccagtgaggaagaggagatggaggaggaggaggaggaggaggagagagtggcTGTCAGTGAAACAAGCAAGGCAAG CTCTAAAAAAGCTGGCGGTTTTGggggcatgtttgggatgctgaAGGGCCTGGTGGGCTCCAAGAGCCTGACTCGGGATGACATGGAGTCAGTACTGGACAAGATGAAGGACCACCTCATCG CAAAGAATGTAGCAGCCGACATCGCCTCCCAGCTCTGTGACTCTGTAGCCAAAAAACTGGAAGGCAAAGTCATGGGCACATTCACCA ctgtggcCTCAACTGTAAAGCAGGCCCTGCAAGACTCACTGGTGCAGATCCTGCAGCCCAAGCGCAGGGTGGATATTCTGAGAGATGTCATGGAGGCGCAGAGCCAGCGGAGGCCTTTTGTCATCACATTTTGTGGTGTCAATGGGGTTGGAAAGTCCACCAACCTGGCCAAG ATCTctttttggctgatagagaACGGTTTCACTGTGCTGATCGCAGCCTGTGACACGTTCCGTGCTGGAGCAGTGGAGCAGCTCCGCACTCATCAGCGCCGCCTGAACTCTCTGCATCCTCCAGAGCAGCACGGGGGGCGTCCGGTAGTCCAGCTCTATGAGAAGGGCTACGGAAAGGACGCTGCTGGAATCGCCATGGAGGCCATTGCCTATG CCCGCAACCAGGCCTTTGACGTGGTGCTGGTGGACACTGCTGGGCGTATGCAGGACAACGCCCCCCTAATGACAGCCCTGGCCAAACTTATTGCGGTCAACATGCCCGACCTGGTACTGTTTGTTGGAGAGGCTCTGGTTGGCAATGAGGCAGTTGACCAGCTG GTAAAGTTCAATCAGGCTCTGGCAGACCACTCCATGTCTGACAAGCCTCGCCTCATTGATGGAATCGTTCTCACTAAGTTTGACACCATCGACGACAAG GTTGGTGCTGCCATCTCGATGACCTACATTACAGGCCAGCCCATTGTGTTTGTGGGCACAGGGCAGACCTACAACGACCTGCGCAGCCTCAACGCCCGCGCCGTGGTCAGCGCCCTGATGAAGGCCTAA
- the LOC126404814 gene encoding toll/interleukin-1 receptor domain-containing adapter protein-like: MHVSLILGWFQKLLKSRASVPAQREQETKVAKKSVSSVSSVSTSSPSTSTSSSLSSSSSLGTTPFKKTSQPQSGLSSLLRWSRKYDVFVCHSSVHSDTEEAIRLVSFLEASPQSLRCFLWQRDTCPGGAMSTELCQAVEESHLRALLITPNFLQDDWCIYMMHQALAEGPMSNRLIPLVQNLSRSQYPQELRFFFYIDLSRNPDRGYTLVNKTVLKYLQDLAIKEKELECNTDSSDGPSGESSPKKDNLMSSNDPTET; encoded by the exons ATGCATG tCTCTCTAATATTAGGTTGGTTCCAGAAACTATTGAAATCAAGAGCATCTGTACCAGCACAACGTGAACAAGAGACAAAAGTGGCAAAAAAGTCAGTGTCCTCTGTGAGCAGTGTGTCAACTTCATCTCCATCTACATCGACAAGCTCTtctttgtcatcatcatcatcactgggGACAAccccttttaaaaaaacatcacagccaCAGTCTGGTCTGAGCTCACTGCTGCGATGGAGCCGAAAGTATgacgtgtttgtgtgtcacagcTCTGTGCACAGTGACACTGAAGAGGCAATACGCCTGGTGTCTTTCCTGGAGGCCTCACCACAAAGTCTGAGGTGCTTTCTGTGGCAGAGGGACACCTGTCCAGGGGGGGCAATGTCCACAGAGTTATGCCAGGCTGTGGAGGAGAGCCATTTAAGGGCCCTGCTTATCACTCCTAACTTCCTGCAGGATGACTGGTGCATATACATGATGCACCAGGCTCTGGCAGAGGGGCCTATGTCCAATCGGCTTATCCCCTTGGTTCAGAACCTTTCCCGCTCTCAGTATCCACAGGAACTGAGGTTCTTCTTCTACATTGACCTGAGCAGGAACCCTGACCGAGGTTACACCCTCGTCAACAAGACTGTGCTCAAGT ACCTGCAAGACCTGGCTATAAAAGAGAAAGAACTTGAATGCAACACAGACAGCTCTGACGGACCAAGTGGAGAAAGCAGCCCTAAAAAAGACAATCTGATGTCAAGTAATGACCCCACTGAGACGTAA